One genomic region from Enterobacter hormaechei ATCC 49162 encodes:
- the celB gene encoding PTS cellobiose transporter subunit IIC has product MNNVLGFLEAKLMPLAAKTAQQRHLGAIRGAYVSFMPFIIVGSILLVISSFPNQAYQQFMSHAFGESWSAIIEIPFNAVFSTMSLFISFLVAYRLAEHYGEDRISCGILALVAFLILTPFIKVAENGGITVIPVEWIGCKGLFVAMIGSLLWTELFCWLKRKKLVIKMPDGVPPAVQESFAALIPALLVMILVLGIRIIFENTHYNTIHQFIYEVVATPVRHYGTSYFGALMTVFSITILWSVGINSGSMINGIIRPLWMENQTDNIAAIQAGTTPPHIITEQFFDMIWMGGAGATLSLVIAMLIFARSKNMREVARLGAGASVFNINEPILFGLPVIMNPIMLIPFNLVPLVLVTVQYLAMKIGAVAVTTGVFIPWTLPPVISGFIVTGHLSGSVMQLINLLIGAMLYLPFMRIVDKQYRAAELTPATQPDTTLAKQE; this is encoded by the coding sequence ATGAACAATGTTCTGGGATTTCTTGAAGCAAAACTGATGCCGCTGGCGGCGAAAACGGCCCAGCAGCGTCATCTTGGGGCCATTCGTGGGGCCTACGTTTCATTCATGCCGTTTATCATCGTCGGCTCTATACTGCTGGTGATCTCCTCCTTCCCTAACCAGGCCTATCAGCAGTTTATGTCTCATGCCTTTGGTGAGAGCTGGAGCGCGATTATTGAAATTCCATTCAACGCGGTGTTCTCGACCATGTCGCTGTTTATCAGCTTCCTGGTGGCCTACCGCCTGGCCGAGCATTATGGTGAAGACCGCATCTCCTGCGGCATCCTGGCGCTGGTCGCGTTTCTGATCCTCACGCCCTTTATCAAAGTGGCGGAAAACGGCGGCATTACCGTGATACCGGTGGAGTGGATTGGCTGCAAAGGACTGTTCGTGGCGATGATCGGCTCGCTGCTGTGGACAGAACTGTTCTGCTGGCTGAAGCGCAAAAAGCTGGTCATCAAAATGCCGGACGGCGTGCCTCCTGCGGTGCAGGAGTCCTTCGCGGCGCTGATCCCGGCCCTGCTGGTGATGATTCTGGTGCTGGGCATCCGCATCATCTTCGAAAACACCCACTACAACACTATCCATCAGTTTATCTATGAGGTGGTCGCCACGCCGGTGCGCCACTACGGCACCTCTTATTTCGGTGCGCTGATGACCGTATTCAGCATCACCATTCTGTGGTCAGTGGGCATTAACTCCGGTTCGATGATCAACGGCATTATTCGTCCGCTGTGGATGGAAAACCAGACCGACAACATTGCCGCGATTCAGGCGGGAACGACACCGCCGCACATCATTACCGAACAGTTTTTTGACATGATCTGGATGGGCGGCGCGGGCGCCACGCTGTCGCTGGTGATAGCGATGCTGATTTTCGCCCGCAGCAAAAATATGCGCGAAGTGGCGCGCCTCGGCGCCGGGGCTTCGGTATTTAACATCAACGAGCCGATTCTGTTTGGCCTGCCGGTGATCATGAACCCGATCATGCTCATCCCGTTCAACCTGGTGCCGCTGGTGCTGGTCACCGTGCAGTATCTGGCGATGAAAATTGGCGCGGTTGCCGTCACCACCGGGGTGTTTATTCCCTGGACGCTGCCGCCGGTTATCAGCGGCTTTATCGTCACCGGACACCTGAGCGGCAGCGTGATGCAGCTTATCAACCTGCTGATTGGCGCCATGCTGTACCTGCCTTTCATGCGTATCGTGGATAAACAGTACCGCGCCGCGGAACTGACTCCCGCTACGCAACCCGACACCACCCTTGCAAAACAGGAGTAA
- the bcp gene encoding thioredoxin-dependent thiol peroxidase, which produces MNPLKAGDIAPKFSLPDQDGEQVNLTDFQGQRVLVYFYPKAMTPGCTVQACGLRDNMDELKKVGVEVLGISTDKPEKLSRFAEKELLNFTLLSDEDHQVCEQFGVWGEKSFMGKTYDGIHRISFLIGADGKVEHVFDDFKTSNHHDVVLNWLKENA; this is translated from the coding sequence ATGAACCCACTGAAAGCCGGTGATATCGCACCGAAATTTAGCTTACCGGATCAAGACGGCGAGCAAGTAAATTTGACCGACTTCCAGGGACAGCGTGTTCTGGTCTATTTCTACCCGAAAGCCATGACCCCGGGCTGTACCGTACAGGCCTGCGGTTTACGCGACAACATGGATGAGTTGAAAAAGGTCGGCGTGGAAGTGCTGGGCATCAGCACCGATAAGCCAGAGAAGCTGTCACGTTTTGCGGAAAAAGAGCTGCTGAACTTCACGCTGCTTTCCGATGAAGACCACCAGGTTTGCGAGCAGTTTGGCGTCTGGGGTGAGAAGTCCTTTATGGGCAAAACGTACGACGGTATTCACCGCATCAGCTTCCTGATTGGCGCTGACGGTAAAGTTGAGCACGTGTTTGATGATTTCAAAACCAGCAACCACCACGACGTGGTGTTGAACTGGCTGAAAGAGAACGCGTGA
- a CDS encoding glycine cleavage system transcriptional repressor, with amino-acid sequence MTTSSQHYLVITALGADRPGIVNTITRHVSSCGCNIEDSRLAMLGEEFTFIMLLSGTWNAITLIESTLPLKGAELDLLIVMKRTTARPRPALPATVWVQVEVPDSPHLIERFTALFDSHQMNIAELVSRTQPGDENAIPTLFIQITAHSPASQDASNIEQAFKALCTELHAQGSISVVDYSQHEQDGVE; translated from the coding sequence TTGACAACCTCATCACAACATTACCTGGTTATCACTGCGCTGGGTGCTGACAGGCCGGGTATCGTGAATACCATCACTCGCCACGTGAGCAGCTGCGGCTGCAACATCGAAGACAGCCGGCTGGCTATGCTTGGCGAAGAGTTCACGTTTATTATGCTGCTTTCCGGAACATGGAATGCCATTACCCTCATCGAATCTACCCTGCCGCTGAAAGGCGCAGAGCTGGATTTACTGATTGTGATGAAGCGCACCACCGCGCGTCCGCGTCCGGCTCTGCCTGCCACGGTCTGGGTACAGGTTGAAGTGCCTGATTCACCTCATCTGATTGAACGTTTTACGGCGCTGTTTGACAGCCATCAGATGAACATTGCCGAACTGGTTTCCCGCACGCAGCCGGGCGATGAGAACGCAATCCCGACGCTGTTTATACAAATTACCGCACACAGCCCTGCCTCGCAGGATGCGTCAAATATCGAGCAAGCGTTCAAAGCCCTCTGTACAGAATTACACGCGCAAGGCAGTATAAGCGTCGTCGATTATTCGCAGCACGAACAGGATGGAGTTGAGTAA
- the bepA gene encoding beta-barrel assembly-enhancing protease has translation MFRQLRKTLVATLIAAVTVGQVLPAFADSSDSLPDMGTTAGSTLSIGQEMQMGDYYVRQLRGSAPLINDPLLVQYINGLGMRLVAHADSVKTPFHFYLINNDEINAFAFFGGNVVLHSALFRYSDNESQLASVMAHEISHVTQRHLARAMEDQKRNAPLTWVGALGSILLAMASPQAGMAALTGTLAGTRQGMISFTQQNEQEADRIGIQVLQRSGFDPQAMPSFLEKLLDQARYSSRPPEILLTHPLPESRLSDARNRANQMRPVVVQSSQDFYMAKVRTLGMYNSGRNQLTSDLLDALAKGNVREKNAAQYGQALQAMEASKYDEARKALQPLLASAPDNPWYLDLATDIDLGQKKATDAINRLKGAKDIRNNPVLQLNLANAYLQGGQPGEAVTILNRYTFNNKDDQNGWELLAQAQGQLGNRDQELAARAEGLALAGRLDQAISLLSSASSQVKLGSLQQARYDARIDQLRGLQQRFKPYEKM, from the coding sequence ATGTTCAGGCAGTTGAGAAAAACACTGGTTGCGACACTGATTGCCGCCGTGACGGTGGGTCAGGTGTTGCCCGCTTTCGCTGACTCGTCCGATTCATTGCCGGACATGGGCACCACGGCAGGAAGCACGCTCTCCATCGGCCAGGAGATGCAGATGGGGGATTATTACGTACGCCAGCTCCGCGGCAGTGCTCCGCTGATCAACGACCCATTGCTGGTGCAGTACATCAACGGTCTCGGAATGCGACTGGTGGCGCACGCAGACTCGGTAAAAACGCCCTTCCACTTCTATTTAATCAATAACGACGAAATCAACGCCTTCGCCTTCTTTGGCGGGAACGTGGTGCTGCATTCGGCGTTGTTCCGTTATTCCGATAACGAAAGCCAGCTGGCGTCCGTCATGGCGCACGAAATTTCGCACGTCACCCAGCGCCATCTGGCGCGTGCGATGGAAGATCAGAAGCGTAACGCCCCGCTGACCTGGGTGGGCGCGCTCGGCTCTATTCTTTTGGCGATGGCCAGCCCGCAGGCCGGGATGGCGGCGCTTACCGGGACGCTGGCAGGAACGCGTCAGGGGATGATCAGCTTCACCCAGCAGAACGAGCAGGAAGCAGACCGCATCGGCATTCAGGTTTTACAGCGCTCCGGCTTTGACCCGCAGGCCATGCCGAGCTTCCTGGAAAAACTGCTCGACCAGGCACGCTACTCGTCGCGCCCGCCTGAAATTCTGTTGACCCACCCGCTGCCGGAAAGCCGTCTCTCGGATGCGCGTAACCGTGCCAACCAGATGCGTCCGGTGGTCGTGCAGTCTTCGCAGGATTTCTACATGGCCAAAGTGAGAACGCTTGGCATGTACAACTCCGGACGTAATCAGCTCACCAGCGATCTGCTGGACGCGCTGGCGAAAGGCAACGTGCGCGAGAAGAACGCGGCGCAGTATGGTCAGGCGCTCCAGGCGATGGAGGCCAGCAAGTACGATGAAGCACGTAAAGCGCTGCAACCGCTGCTGGCGTCGGCGCCTGACAATCCATGGTATCTCGACCTCGCCACCGATATCGATCTGGGACAGAAAAAAGCGACCGATGCGATCAACCGCCTGAAAGGGGCGAAAGACATTCGCAACAATCCGGTATTGCAGCTTAACCTGGCGAACGCCTACTTACAGGGTGGCCAGCCCGGTGAGGCGGTGACCATTCTTAACCGCTACACCTTTAACAATAAAGACGATCAGAACGGCTGGGAGCTGCTCGCCCAGGCCCAGGGGCAACTGGGTAACCGCGATCAGGAGCTGGCCGCACGTGCGGAAGGTCTGGCGCTGGCGGGTCGTCTCGATCAGGCCATTTCCCTGTTGAGCAGCGCCAGTTCGCAGGTGAAGCTCGGCAGCCTGCAACAGGCCCGCTACGATGCGCGAATTGACCAGTTGCGCGGCCTGCAACAACGCTTTAAGCCGTACGAGAAGATGTAA
- the dapA gene encoding 4-hydroxy-tetrahydrodipicolinate synthase, producing MFTGSIVALVTPMDEKGNVCRSSMKKLIDYHVANGTSAIVSVGTTGESATLSHEEHGDVVMLTLELADGRIPVIAGTGANATAEAISLTQRFNDSGIVGCLTVTPYYNRPTQEGLFQHFKAIAEHTDLPQILYNVPSRTGCDMLPETVGRLSKVKNIIGIKEATGNLSRVHQIKELVSDDFILLSGDDATALDFMQLGGNGVISVTANVAARDMADMCKLAAAGHFDEARVINQRLMPLHNKLFVEPNPIPVKWACKELGLVATDTLRLPMTPITDHGREIVAGALKHAGLL from the coding sequence ATGTTCACGGGAAGTATTGTCGCGCTTGTTACACCGATGGATGAAAAAGGTAATGTCTGCCGGTCAAGCATGAAGAAGCTCATTGATTACCATGTCGCCAACGGAACCTCGGCGATCGTTTCGGTAGGGACTACCGGTGAATCCGCAACGCTGAGCCACGAAGAGCACGGCGACGTTGTGATGCTGACCCTTGAGCTGGCTGACGGGCGTATTCCGGTCATCGCAGGTACGGGCGCAAACGCAACGGCAGAGGCGATTAGCCTGACTCAGCGTTTTAACGACAGCGGCATCGTTGGCTGTCTGACGGTGACCCCTTACTACAACCGTCCTACCCAGGAAGGTTTGTTCCAGCATTTCAAAGCCATCGCTGAACATACTGACTTGCCACAAATTCTGTATAATGTGCCGTCCCGTACCGGTTGCGATATGCTGCCGGAAACCGTTGGCCGTCTCTCGAAAGTAAAAAATATTATCGGGATTAAAGAGGCGACAGGGAACTTAAGCCGCGTTCATCAGATCAAAGAGCTGGTTTCAGACGACTTTATCCTGTTGAGCGGTGATGATGCGACCGCGCTGGACTTTATGCAGCTCGGCGGTAACGGCGTGATTTCCGTGACGGCGAACGTGGCGGCGCGCGATATGGCTGACATGTGCAAACTGGCCGCAGCCGGTCACTTTGATGAAGCTCGCGTGATTAATCAGCGTCTGATGCCGTTGCACAATAAATTATTTGTCGAACCCAATCCGATCCCAGTGAAATGGGCATGTAAGGAGTTGGGGCTTGTAGCAACCGACACGCTGCGTCTGCCAATGACACCGATTACCGACCACGGTCGTGAAATTGTCGCTGGCGCGCTGAAGCATGCCGGTTTGCTGTAA
- a CDS encoding AI-2E family transporter, translating to MLEMLMQWYRRRFSDPEAIALLVILVAGFGILFFFSGLLAPLLVAIVLAYLLEWPTARLEHIGCSRRWATSIVLVLFVGILLLMSFVVLPVAWQQGIYLIRDMPGMLNKLSDFAATLPRRYPALMDAGIIDAMAENMRARIMTMGDSVVKYSLASLVGLLTLAVYLVLVPLMVFFLVKDKEQMLNAVRRVLPRNRGLAGQVWQEMNQQITNYIRGKVLEMIVVGVATWIGFVIFGLNYSLLLAVLVGFSVLIPYIGAFVVTIPVVGVALFQFGLGTEFWSCFAVYLIIQGLDGNLLVPVLFSEAVNLHPLVIILSVVIFGGLWGFWGVFFAIPLATLIKAVVHAWPDVPAVEEKSL from the coding sequence ATGCTCGAAATGTTAATGCAGTGGTATCGGCGTCGGTTTAGCGACCCGGAAGCCATTGCTTTGCTGGTCATTCTGGTTGCCGGATTCGGTATTCTGTTTTTCTTTAGTGGCCTTCTGGCACCGCTGCTGGTGGCGATTGTGCTGGCGTATCTGCTGGAGTGGCCCACCGCGCGTCTGGAACATATCGGCTGTTCACGCCGCTGGGCGACCAGCATTGTGCTGGTGCTGTTTGTCGGTATTCTGCTGCTGATGTCCTTCGTGGTGCTGCCTGTTGCCTGGCAACAGGGGATCTACCTGATCCGCGATATGCCCGGCATGCTGAATAAACTGTCCGATTTTGCCGCTACGCTGCCGCGCCGCTATCCTGCGCTGATGGACGCGGGGATCATCGATGCGATGGCCGAAAACATGCGCGCCCGCATCATGACCATGGGCGACTCGGTGGTGAAATACTCTCTGGCTTCACTGGTGGGGTTGCTGACCCTGGCGGTGTATCTGGTGCTTGTTCCGTTAATGGTGTTCTTCCTGGTCAAAGATAAAGAGCAGATGCTGAACGCGGTGCGCCGCGTGCTGCCGCGCAATCGTGGTCTCGCCGGGCAGGTCTGGCAGGAGATGAACCAGCAGATCACCAACTACATTCGCGGCAAAGTGCTGGAGATGATTGTGGTGGGCGTGGCGACCTGGATTGGTTTTGTGATCTTCGGGCTGAATTATTCGCTGCTGCTGGCGGTACTGGTCGGATTCTCGGTTCTGATCCCGTACATCGGCGCGTTTGTGGTGACCATTCCGGTGGTGGGGGTGGCGCTGTTCCAGTTTGGTCTGGGTACGGAATTCTGGAGCTGTTTCGCCGTATACCTGATTATTCAGGGACTGGACGGAAACCTGCTGGTGCCGGTGCTGTTCTCCGAAGCAGTTAACCTGCATCCGCTGGTGATTATCTTATCGGTAGTGATTTTCGGCGGGCTGTGGGGATTCTGGGGCGTGTTCTTCGCCATTCCGCTGGCGACGCTGATTAAAGCGGTGGTGCATGCGTGGCCGGATGTGCCGGCGGTGGAAGAGAAGTCGTTGTAG
- the arsC gene encoding arsenate reductase (glutaredoxin) (This arsenate reductase requires both glutathione and glutaredoxin to convert arsenate to arsenite, after which the efflux transporter formed by ArsA and ArsB can extrude the arsenite from the cell, providing resistance.) has product MTDAVKIYHNPRCSKSRETLNLLKSNGIEPELVLYLETPPDTQTIRQLLKMLNMGSARDLMRQKEDLYKSLNLNDTTLTEDRLIQAMVDNPKLIERPIVVANGKARIGRPPEDVLKIV; this is encoded by the coding sequence ATGACAGACGCGGTAAAAATTTACCATAACCCTCGCTGCTCCAAGAGCCGCGAGACGCTGAATCTGCTGAAGTCTAACGGCATCGAGCCGGAATTGGTGCTGTATCTGGAGACGCCGCCGGATACGCAGACGATCCGCCAGCTGCTGAAGATGCTGAACATGGGCAGCGCGCGCGATCTGATGCGTCAGAAAGAAGATCTGTATAAGTCGCTCAATCTGAACGATACAACTCTCACAGAAGATCGGCTGATTCAGGCGATGGTCGACAATCCAAAGCTGATTGAGCGCCCGATTGTGGTGGCGAACGGCAAGGCGCGTATCGGTCGTCCGCCGGAAGACGTGCTCAAGATCGTCTAA